Below is a genomic region from Methanofollis sp. UBA420.
GACAGGATCGTCGACGGCGGCGGTGCGGTCGCCCTGCCAGGGCTGTACAACACCCACACTCATGCAGCGATGACCCTGCTACGCGGCTATGCCGACGACATGCCCCTCCAGCAGTGGCTGTCCGAGAAGATCTGGCCCCTTGAGGCGCACCTGACAGATGATGACGTGTACTGGGGAACGAAGCTCGCCTGCCTGGAGATGATCCGGTCGGGGACTGTCGGCTTCAATGACATGTACTTCTTCATGGAGGAAGCGGCCCGCGCCGTGGACGAGATGGGCATGAAGGCCCAGCTTTCATATGGGTTCATCGACCTCTTCGACGAGGAGAAGAGAGAGAAGGAGATCCACGCGACGGAGAAACTCATCGCCCGGATCAAGGGGATGAACAACCCGCGGATCAGGGCGGCCGTCGGCCCTCATTCGGTGTACACTGTCTCCGAGGAGGGACTGCACTGGTGCGCTGAGTTCTCCCGGCAGCAGAACGTCGGTCTCCACGTCCACCTTGCCGAGACCGAGCAGGAGGTGCATGACTGTGTCGAGAAGACCGGCATGCGCCCGGCGGCCTTGCTGGACAGGTGCGGCTGCCTGACACCCCGCACGGTCGCGGCCCACTGCTGCTGGCTCGACTCGGACGACTGTACCCTTCTTGGCGACCGCGGCGTCTTCGCCTCCCACAATCCGACAAGCAACATGAAGCTTGCCGTCCACCGCGCGATGCCGTACGAGTGGCTGAAGGCGCGGGGCGCCGGTGTCTGTCTGGGCACAGACGGCTGCGCCTCGAACAACAACCTCGACATGTTCGAGGAGATGAAATTCGCCGCCCTGCTCCAGAAGTTCTACTGGAACTCGCAGACCCTCCTCCCGGCGTCCGAGGCCTTCCAGATGGCGACGGCGAACGGTGCCGCGGCTCTGGGTTTCGAGGGCGGTGTCATCGCCGAGGGCGCGCCGGCAGACCTCGTCCTCCTCGACCGCCGTGCGGTTTCCAACACTCCCCTGTACAACCCTGTCTCGAACGCGGTCTATGCCTGCTCCGGCGCCGCAGTGACGACGGTGCTCTGCAATGGCCGGGTGCTCATGGAGGACCACCGCATCCCCGGCGAGGCCGAGATCATCAATGGTGCGCAGAAGGCGGCAGAAGGGCTGATCGCCCGGAAGCAGGCCGAAGAATAATCTTTTTTTGTGTGGGATGCTCTCCATTGAACAACTGAAACAGCATGCACAGAATGTGAAAGTTGATGTGTACGCACTGTATCTCGCCCGTGGAGACCCACGCATCCCCTGGTATGCGAAGGGAGTTCTGGTGCTGACCGTCACATATGCATTGAGCCCGATTGATCTGGTCCCTGATTTCATTCCTGTCCTTGGTTATCTGGACGACCTGATCCTCGTCCCGGCCGGGATCGCATGTGCAGTCCGACTGATGCCGCCCGATGTGCTTGAAGAGTATAGAGAACGTGCGAAAACCGAAGACAGGTCGGCGCATATTCACGGATGGACCGGGCTCATTATCGTCGTACTCATCTGGCTGTTCGTACTCTCTGTCGTGCTGATACTGGTCGTCCGGGCCATGTAAATTTCCCTCACTCTTACTCCCCGAAGACGATCCCGCGCAGCATCCCTTGCGTCTCCTCGGGCGTGCCGGTCGTGTTGACGACATAGACCCGCGCCGCCCCCAGCAGCGCTGCAAAGAACCGTCTCCGGAGATTTTCCTTGAAGGGCGTCCTGACAAGGAGGTGGGGGTTGTAGTAGCCCGCAGCCGCGAGCACGTCGAGGGCGGTGCCGGGACTGCAGGCCGTGACCGTCTGCGCCTCTCCGGGATCGCGGTGGAGGAGGACGACCGTTCGGATCGTGGTCATCGGGAGGATGCGCCCCTTCCCCACGACAGACCGCAGGTCCACGACGGCGCGGCCCTCAGTGTCGAAATCGGCGCGGGCGACGAGGTCGGTATATTCCGGCCAGATGGTGGCGAGATCTGCCCGGATGTAGAAGTTCTTCTCAGAACCGTAGGCGAAGACCTCGTCCCCGAAGATGCGGGCGAAGGACCAGTCGTCGGCGACCACCCGCACCCGCGGGTCGCGGAGCAAGCCGTACGTCTGGGTGGTCTTGCCCGCGCCCGACGCCCCGAGGATACAGCACCCCCGGCCGTCGGCGTCGATGCAGGCGCCGTGGATGGAGGCGATCCCGTGCTCGTCCTCCAGGGTGTCGCCTGCCACAGAGAGGGCAAGGGACTTCACCCAGCCATAGTAGGTGACATTGAGGAGGAACGCCGTTCTCGTCGCCGGGTCATAGAAGACCGTGTCTTTCGAGGCCGCCGGATCGCGGAGGACATAAAGGCGACCGTGAGAGCGGATCGACTGGGAGATGAAGAAGAAATTCTCCTCCCAGCGCTCCTTGACACTGCGGTCGCCGGTGAGAAGTTTGATACAGCAGCCGTAGATGTCGGACTTGATCTCGTACCTGACCTGTGCGGCATACCGTGCCGCCAGATCTTCCTTCTCCTCGATGGAGATCAGCCTGAGGGTGTAGGGCATGCATTCGGGTGGTGCGGCATCAGGTTAAAGGTTCTCTTCCCTTTTTTGCACGGGAAAATAGGTGGTTTAGAGGGACAGGGCGGCCCTGTCGATCTTCAGGCTGCGAGCAGTGCCCTTTTTTTGATGATATTTTGTTCTTTCACCGCCTCGACGATGTACGTGCACGCCTCAAAGGCCACGTCCCTCTCCGGTGCGCCCGCGGCCACCAGAAGGACCACGTCACCGACAGTGACCTCGCCGATCCTATGCACGACATCTGCACAACTCAGCCCGAAACGCCTGACCGCCTCTTCCCGGATCGATTCCAGACTCTTCGTCGCCTGCTCGACATCCGCCTCGATCGAAAGCCCGGTGGCGCCCTCCTCGGCCCGTACCCGGCCGACATAGGTGACGACCGAGCCTGCCAGAGCAGCGCTCGATGCCCTCATCGGTACACTGGTGTCGATCTCGCTGCGTGTGATCCCGACCATAATATCTCCTCCATCCCCCTGTGGGACATCTGCCCCAGGGAGTCAGGAGTCATTACCGGAAGCAGTACATAAAAATGATCTCCTTGACGCCTGCCGGATGTCGGCCCGGCCGTCTGAAAAAAAGGGATGCCGATCTCTCAGGCAGTCTGGATCTTCGAGGCCCCTTCGAGTCCGAGTTCGGGGATCGCCATCTCGCGCATCTTGAACTTCTGGATCTTGCCGGTGACAGACATCGGGAAACTGTCCACGAACTTGTAGTACCGCGGGATCTTGAAGCGGGCGATCTGGCCGGTGCAGAACTCGACGATCTCCTCCTTCGTGAGGGCCTGCCCGTTCTTCGGCTTCACCCAGGCCATCAGTTCCTCGCCGTACTTCTCGTCGGGCACGCCGATCACATAGGCGTCGGCAATCTTTGGGTGGTGGTGGAGGAACTCCTCGATCTCCCGCGGGTAGATGTTCTCGCCGCCCCGGATCACCATCTCCTTCAGGCGCCCTGACATCTTCACGTACCCCTCCTCGTCCATCACGCCGAGGTCGCCGGTGTGAAGCCAGCCGTTCTGGTCCAGAGTTGCGCGGGTGGCCGAGGGATTGTTGTAATAGCACTTCATCGCCATATAACCGCGGGCGCAGATCTCGCCGATCTCGCCCTGGGGGACGATCCTCTTTGTGCTCGGGTCGATGATCTTGATCTCGGTATGCGGGAATGGCCTGCCGACAGTCGTGACCCTGCGCTCCAGGGGGTCGTTCACCGTCGTCATGGTGATGCCGGGCGAGAGTTCAGTCTGCCCGTAGACGATGACGATGTCCCGCATATTCATGAGGCTGTTGACCTGCTTCATCACCTCGATCGGGCAGGGGGAACCGGCCATGATCCCGGTGCGCAGGGTGGAATAATCGTATTTTGCAAAGTCAGGGTGGGAGAGTTCGGCAATGAACATCGTCGGCACGCCGTGGACGGCGGTGCACCGCTCGTTCTGGATCGTCTTCAGGACAGCCTCGGCATTGAAGACCGGGGCGGGGATGACCATCGTCGTGCCGTGAGTGACCGAGGCCATGTTCGAGAGGACCATGCCGAAGCAGTGATAGAAGGGCACAGGGATGCAGAGGCGGTCCTTCTCGGTGAACTTCATCCCCTCGCCGATGATGTAGCCGTTGTTCATGACGCCGTGGTGAGTGAGGACGACGCCCTTCGGGAAACCGGTCGTCCCGCTCGTGTACTGGATGTTGATGGCGTCGTCGAAGTTGAGGGTCTCCTCGCGCTCCTCCAGTTCGTCGGGGCTGATCGCCTCCCCTTTCTGGAGCACCTCGTCCCAGGAGAACATGCCGTTGTACGGGATGTCGCCCATGAAGATGATGTTTCTCAGGAAGGGAAACTTCTCCGAGGAAACTCTGCCGGGCCGCGCCTCGATCGCCTCGGGGCAGGCCTCGTAGACCATGCCGACATAGTCGGAGGTCTTGAAGCGCCCCTGCACAATGAGGGTCGAGACTTCTGCCTGCTTCAGCGCGTATTCGAGTTCGAAGACACGGTAGTCGGGGTTGATGTTTACCAGAATGGCGCCGATCTTTGCGGTCGCGAACTGGGTCAGCGTCCACTCCGCGTAGTTCATCGCCCAGATCGCAACCCTGTCCCCGCGCTCGACACCGAGTGCCATAAGACCACGTGCAAGAGAGTTTACCTGAAGAAGGAACTCCCTGTATGTCCAGCGGATGTTCTGGTGCACCGATACCAGGGCCTCGTTGTCCGGGTACTGGGTGGCAATCCGGTTCAGCATGGCGCCGATGGTCTCCCCCATCAGCGACATTGCCGAGTGTCCGCATGCATAACTGCCCGTAGCCATATTTTTCCCAGTACATGGGGGAGGGAGACAATATATGGTTAGTGTTCTTGAAACACAATTTTTAAATGAAGGGACTGTCGAATATATAGGATACCCGTGGGGTCGTGGCCTAGTCCGGAATGGCGACGGGCTCCAGCGGTCTTTGCGTGTGATGAACAATGGGTCTACTGATGATGATGATGACCCGTTGGAGCACTGATGCAACATTCGTGCTCCCCGCGCATGTCGGAGAGACCCGTCGATCGTGAGTTCAAATCTCACCGACCCCACGTTTTCTGATCCTGTTCAATGGTTCTATTCCTATTCTCTGCGATTCTTACGTGATACTGCCGTTTCCAAATGCCTGTACATCTTCATGACGGGAACGCCGGTGCCGCCACCTCGAAAAGAAACCGGGGTTCTGGTTGACCTTTGTGATCGAGGCGTACACGAGCACGGCGCCGTATTTTATTTTATGGCCGGCACCCGCAGAATGGAAGGACAGCGCGCAGATCTGGCAGGACAACCCGCAGGGCGCCCCGGCCGGGAAAGGCGCCCCGGGGGCTGCGGGTGGTCGACGTGCGGGTCAGGGACGATCATGACAGAGGCCACCTTTGCCGTCTCCGGGATCCCGGGTTTAGAGCCTCTTCATCTTTCGCCCTGGTCCTCCGTTCCCCTGGCGCCCGTCACTTTATGTATGAGTCCACCCTATCTTTATGCAGCATATTGAAGGGATTGTCCATGTATCTTATAGGTGAAGCTCTTGTAGGAACCGGCGCGGAACTCGCGCACATCGACCTTGTCATGGGGGACAAGCAGGGTCCGGTCGGGATGGCCTTTGCGAACAGCATTTCTCAGCTTTCCGCAGGCCACACCCCGCTCCTTGCGGTCATCCGCCCGAACCTGCTCACCAAGCCCGTCACCCTCATCATCCCGAAGGTGACCCTGAAGACGGGCGAGCAGGTGAAAGAGATCTTCGGTCCGGCCCAGGCCGCCGTCGCGAAGGCTGTCGCCGACTCTGTTGAGGAAGGTGTCTTCGAGGGTATCGACCTCGAGGAGACTGTCATCCTTGCATCGGTCTTCATTGCGCCCGAGGCAAAGGACTACAACAAGATCTACCGCTCCAACTACGGCGCAACCAAGCTTGCGATCCGCCGCGCTCTCCAGAAGTTCCCTGACACCGAGACCCTTCTCTTCGAGAAGGACCGGGCCGCCCACGCGGTTATGGGCTTCAAGGTGCAGCGCCTCTGGAACCCGCCGTACCTCCAGGTCGCTATGGACCTCGTGGACATGAAGAGGGTCGAGGAAGTGCTCACCGCCGTCCCTGAAAACGACCATGTGGTCTTCGAGGCAGGCACGCCCCTGATCAAGCAGTTCGGCCTCAATGTCCTCGGCGAGATCAGGAAGATCCGCCCGACCGCGTTCATCATCGCCGACCTCAAGACTCTCGACACCGGCAACCTCGAAGCACGGATGGCCTCAGACGCCGGCGCCGACGCCGTCGTCATCTCCGGCCTCGCGCCGAACGCCACCATCGAGAAGGCGATCGAAGAGACGAAGAAGACCGGCATCTACTCGGTCATCGACATGCTCAATGTCAAGGACCCGGTCGCCCTTATCGCCTCCCTGAAGGTCAAGCCCGACATCGTGGAACTCCACCGCGCCATCGACACCGAGGGGCAGGAATACTCCTGGGGCAACATCCCGGAGATCAAGAAGGCAGCGGGTGGCAAACTCCTTGTCGCCACCGCCGGCGGGGTCAGGGCGGAAGTCGTGCCGAAGGCAATTGCATCGGGTGCCGACATTCTTGTCGTTGGCCGTGCGATCACCGCAAGCAAGGACATCCGCCGGGCTTCCGAGGAGGTTCTCAGCAGGATGAACTCCGAGGAGATCGACCAGTTCCGCGTTATGACTGATTTCTAAATCTTTTTTTTAACTTTGCAGAATCTCTTACACTCTGTCCGTTGATATCTCAATACGACAGAGCGCACGCGGATCCGCCGCCGTCCCCGCACACACCTCCGGGGGGCACGTCGAAAATCAAAGATTATCTCTCCTCCCTCCGTTTGTCCCCGCTCTGGACTGGACAGAAGAATCTGGACTGGACAGGGGAAGAGCGAACAAAGGATTCTGAAGAGGGTGATTGCCACCCTCCCATCCGAATGGGGGGACGACCGGAGGGATTCAGGAAAGCCGCCGGGTTTTTGAAGGTCGTCCCCCGGCACAGGACACTCTCTCGTCTCCCCTCAGCGCCTGTTCCCCTCCCCCACCTCGACGCTCCCACCCGCTTCGAGAATGATGACCTTCATATCAGTCGTCCTCTCGATTGCCGCTTTGAAACCGGTGAGGTCCTGCTCAATCACCGGGAATGAGTTGTAGTGCATCGGGATGACCGTCGGCGCGCCGACGAACTCCGCGGCCATCATCGCCTCCTGTGGCCCCATTGTGTACCGTCCCCCCACAGGGAGGAGGGCGACGTCAGGGTGGTAGAGGTCGTGGACGAGTTTCATGTCAGAGAAGAGGCCGGTGTCCCCCGCGTGGTAGACGGCGACGCCGTCCATCCTGACGACGAAACCCGCGGCCACGCCGCCGTAATAGCCGCCGCCCGCCGCCTCCAGCCAGGAGGAGTGGAGCGCCGGCGTCATCGTGAAAGAGACACCCTCCACCTCGATCGTGCCGCCGATGTTCATTGGTTCTGCGGGCACGCCCTGGTCCCGCAGGTACTTCGCGATCTCGTTCATTGCCACTGTCGGTTTTCCGAAGCGCACGGCCTCGCCGAGGTGATCGGCATGGCCGTGGGTCACTGCCACGATGTCGGGTGCAGCCCTGATCAGGCCGGACGGCACGAACGGATCGATCAGTACGCTCCTGCTGCCCTCAAGGAGGAAGCAGGCATGGCCAAGCCATGTGATCTTCATGCACTCCCGTCTGTACCGGGAATAAAAAAAGGGGGTGGTCGGGTGGTCGCGAGATTCGTTCAGGTAACATCGATCAGTTCGGCCTCGGTCGCGTCGATCGCTTCCGAAAGGCCGTCATTGACGACGCCACGGGTCATCTGCTCGGTGAGGTCGCGGTCTTCGAGGACGTCCTTGATCCGCTCCAGGAAGGGATCGAGCGTTGCGTCCTCTTCCATGGCGATCACGTGCCGGTATTCCCTGAGGGACGAGGAACTGATCCCGAGGAGTGCTGAGATCTCGTTCATCGTCTTCTCCGACGCAACCAGCTCGGAGAGGTACTTCCTGTCGAAAGGCATGTCGAAGTCCGAGTCCCTGAAGAGCTTCAGCCTCACGCGTGCCCGCGCCACAGTCTTTGCAAGTTTCTCATTGCCGAGTTCGCGCGCGATTTCGGTGTCGTTTCTCTCCTCATTGAAGGAGATGACCAGAGTCGCAAGCTGGCGGGGGGAGAGTTTGGTCTGGAAGAACCCCAGATCCAGAATCTCGCGCATGATCAGTGCGACCTCGCGACCAACCGCATCGCGGTCCCTGAGACTCCCATGGATCTTCTTCATCGGCTCGACTATCTCCGTCTTGCTGGTGATGTCCTGGAAGAGTGCAAGGAGTTCCTTTTTTCTCTTGTCTGCTGGCATGGCAATACCACACTAGGTCTGCATAACAATACGCCTTATGATATTTAATTATTATCAATTGAGCATTTATGGATCCCTGTAGATTTAGGGAGCTATGAGTCTTATTTTTTTTATCAGACAATCTAAACACCTTTCGTCAAAAAAAGTAAGGTTTATAATACCCTTATTATATCCACCGAGTTCCCGATTCTCGCGCAGGCAATCATTTCCGGGAGAGGCCCTGTTCCCCTTAATAGGTCAGGAAACACGGCCAAAACTCTGAAGATACATTCTTTCTCTCGCCCCATAAAGATCGTGCCGAAGAGCACACAGGCACCACGCGGCGCTGTCTCTCCATGGGGATTGGCCTTCGCTCATCAGATGATATCGCAGAAAAGTGGCTTTTTAATCTTCCAGTTTAAATAGTATAGCGGGACTGATTGCAGTGAGTGATATCTACGATAAAGTCATAGAGCTGGCAAAACGCCGCGGTTTTGTCTGGCCCTCAGCAGAAGTCTATGGTGCGGTTGCAGGGTTCATCGATTACGGCCCCCTCGGTGCGATGATGAAACGCCGGATCGAGGCGATCTGGAGGCATTACTATGTCATCAGGGAGGGCTACTATGAGATCGAGTGCCCGACCGTCGGGACAGAATCTATATATGTTGCCTCCGGGCATGTGAAGGGGTTCGCCGACAAGATGTGCCAGTGCCCCCACTGCAACGAGTACT
It encodes:
- a CDS encoding amidohydrolase family protein, with protein sequence MTGTERSVLIRDVELNGTRVNIRVENGRFAAIGEKAGGDADRIVDGGGAVALPGLYNTHTHAAMTLLRGYADDMPLQQWLSEKIWPLEAHLTDDDVYWGTKLACLEMIRSGTVGFNDMYFFMEEAARAVDEMGMKAQLSYGFIDLFDEEKREKEIHATEKLIARIKGMNNPRIRAAVGPHSVYTVSEEGLHWCAEFSRQQNVGLHVHLAETEQEVHDCVEKTGMRPAALLDRCGCLTPRTVAAHCCWLDSDDCTLLGDRGVFASHNPTSNMKLAVHRAMPYEWLKARGAGVCLGTDGCASNNNLDMFEEMKFAALLQKFYWNSQTLLPASEAFQMATANGAAALGFEGGVIAEGAPADLVLLDRRAVSNTPLYNPVSNAVYACSGAAVTTVLCNGRVLMEDHRIPGEAEIINGAQKAAEGLIARKQAEE
- a CDS encoding YkvA family protein, with the translated sequence MLSIEQLKQHAQNVKVDVYALYLARGDPRIPWYAKGVLVLTVTYALSPIDLVPDFIPVLGYLDDLILVPAGIACAVRLMPPDVLEEYRERAKTEDRSAHIHGWTGLIIVVLIWLFVLSVVLILVVRAM
- a CDS encoding aldolase, producing MPYTLRLISIEEKEDLAARYAAQVRYEIKSDIYGCCIKLLTGDRSVKERWEENFFFISQSIRSHGRLYVLRDPAASKDTVFYDPATRTAFLLNVTYYGWVKSLALSVAGDTLEDEHGIASIHGACIDADGRGCCILGASGAGKTTQTYGLLRDPRVRVVADDWSFARIFGDEVFAYGSEKNFYIRADLATIWPEYTDLVARADFDTEGRAVVDLRSVVGKGRILPMTTIRTVVLLHRDPGEAQTVTACSPGTALDVLAAAGYYNPHLLVRTPFKENLRRRFFAALLGAARVYVVNTTGTPEETQGMLRGIVFGE
- a CDS encoding molybdenum cofactor biosynthesis protein MoaE gives rise to the protein MVGITRSEIDTSVPMRASSAALAGSVVTYVGRVRAEEGATGLSIEADVEQATKSLESIREEAVRRFGLSCADVVHRIGEVTVGDVVLLVAAGAPERDVAFEACTYIVEAVKEQNIIKKRALLAA
- a CDS encoding AMP-binding protein, with amino-acid sequence MATGSYACGHSAMSLMGETIGAMLNRIATQYPDNEALVSVHQNIRWTYREFLLQVNSLARGLMALGVERGDRVAIWAMNYAEWTLTQFATAKIGAILVNINPDYRVFELEYALKQAEVSTLIVQGRFKTSDYVGMVYEACPEAIEARPGRVSSEKFPFLRNIIFMGDIPYNGMFSWDEVLQKGEAISPDELEEREETLNFDDAINIQYTSGTTGFPKGVVLTHHGVMNNGYIIGEGMKFTEKDRLCIPVPFYHCFGMVLSNMASVTHGTTMVIPAPVFNAEAVLKTIQNERCTAVHGVPTMFIAELSHPDFAKYDYSTLRTGIMAGSPCPIEVMKQVNSLMNMRDIVIVYGQTELSPGITMTTVNDPLERRVTTVGRPFPHTEIKIIDPSTKRIVPQGEIGEICARGYMAMKCYYNNPSATRATLDQNGWLHTGDLGVMDEEGYVKMSGRLKEMVIRGGENIYPREIEEFLHHHPKIADAYVIGVPDEKYGEELMAWVKPKNGQALTKEEIVEFCTGQIARFKIPRYYKFVDSFPMSVTGKIQKFKMREMAIPELGLEGASKIQTA
- a CDS encoding bifunctional 5,6,7,8-tetrahydromethanopterin hydro-lyase/3-hexulose-6-phosphate synthase; this translates as MYLIGEALVGTGAELAHIDLVMGDKQGPVGMAFANSISQLSAGHTPLLAVIRPNLLTKPVTLIIPKVTLKTGEQVKEIFGPAQAAVAKAVADSVEEGVFEGIDLEETVILASVFIAPEAKDYNKIYRSNYGATKLAIRRALQKFPDTETLLFEKDRAAHAVMGFKVQRLWNPPYLQVAMDLVDMKRVEEVLTAVPENDHVVFEAGTPLIKQFGLNVLGEIRKIRPTAFIIADLKTLDTGNLEARMASDAGADAVVISGLAPNATIEKAIEETKKTGIYSVIDMLNVKDPVALIASLKVKPDIVELHRAIDTEGQEYSWGNIPEIKKAAGGKLLVATAGGVRAEVVPKAIASGADILVVGRAITASKDIRRASEEVLSRMNSEEIDQFRVMTDF
- a CDS encoding metal-dependent hydrolase produces the protein MKITWLGHACFLLEGSRSVLIDPFVPSGLIRAAPDIVAVTHGHADHLGEAVRFGKPTVAMNEIAKYLRDQGVPAEPMNIGGTIEVEGVSFTMTPALHSSWLEAAGGGYYGGVAAGFVVRMDGVAVYHAGDTGLFSDMKLVHDLYHPDVALLPVGGRYTMGPQEAMMAAEFVGAPTVIPMHYNSFPVIEQDLTGFKAAIERTTDMKVIILEAGGSVEVGEGNRR
- a CDS encoding response regulator receiver protein, producing MPADKRKKELLALFQDITSKTEIVEPMKKIHGSLRDRDAVGREVALIMREILDLGFFQTKLSPRQLATLVISFNEERNDTEIARELGNEKLAKTVARARVRLKLFRDSDFDMPFDRKYLSELVASEKTMNEISALLGISSSSLREYRHVIAMEEDATLDPFLERIKDVLEDRDLTEQMTRGVVNDGLSEAIDATEAELIDVT